Proteins encoded in a region of the Xylocopa sonorina isolate GNS202 chromosome 11, iyXylSono1_principal, whole genome shotgun sequence genome:
- the LOC143429239 gene encoding leucine-rich repeats and immunoglobulin-like domains protein 3 isoform X2 — protein MSSEQVFRVGRVVWKSKWTTVILSVLCVIRSNGEKLEGMSYDGTKDSQCPVECACLGNVVDCSSLQLIGAPSGLPAWTEILELKENNIVSLEPDALLHLTKLKELDLSANKFADNFTIVLSRATNLQALKVNKNQLTKVPDMYFVENVTHLALAHNTISEINGSALLTLGRLENLDLGGNKITVIRNGSFLAPNCLTHLNLNANQIRIIENGSLDNLTLLEELRLNKNHLTQLKDLFTNLKKLRILEINRNELQTIQGLSLRGLKNLKELRLKRNKIETLDDGAFWPLENLTILQLDFNLLTVVRKGGLFGLEHLQKLTLSHNRISTIEIQAWDRCKEIVELDLSHNELSSIGRDTFEFLEKLERLKLDHNQITYISDGAFSSTPSLQILELNFNKISYMVEDTNGAFDQLGQLWKLGLAHNRITSVNKNAFTGLSSVTELDLTDNDVTSIQENAFVSMTSLTKLRMNSRALVCDCGLQWLSMWLREHRYSEAEVYCGYPHWLQGMSLTQLHHKNFTCDEYPKPRIIEEPKSQMGIKGDNVTLVCRATSTANAPLRFIWKHDNVELEDTHLQMNTDSTENGVTEASSTLHLTNVTHANAGKYQCMVTNTYGTTYSMKAKISILIYPSFSKIPHDIRVIAGSTARLECSAEGQPSPQIAWQKDGGNDFPAARERRMHMMPTDDVLFIVDVKTADSGVYSCTAQNLAGLIVANATLTILETPSFVKPMENKEVTVGSSIVLECMASGTPRPKLSWRKNGDPLQETERHFFTAEDQLLIIVDTKISDAGSYQCEMSNSLGSVVGASHLTVKPAPTSTPSPVLVNEDDILGLIIITVVCCAVGTSIVWVVIIYQTRRRLNAVAQGRNPQSSTTIAATGADTQTHLYLETSSQHSKDSGTGDSTNPSSDQLQLCLPEIVTCAVMNNEEETNTVVNVGAPLLRYTNHERHITENEKCAV, from the exons ATGAGTTCGGAACAGGTATTTCGCGTTGGTCGAGTTGTGTGGAAATCGAAATGGACGACCGTGATATTGTCGGTGTTGTGCGTTATTCGATCGAACGGTGAAAAACTCGAGGGGATGTCGTACGATGGTACGAAGGATAGTCAATGTCCCGTCGAGTGTGCGTGCCTTGGTAACGTGGTCGACTGCAGTAGCTTGCAATTGATCGGTGCACCCAGCGGGCTACCAGCATGGACAGAGATATT AGAGTTGAAGGAGAACAATATAGTCAGCCTGGAGCCAGACGCGTTACTGCATTTAACCAAACTGAAAGAACT GGATCTTAGCGCCAATAAGTTTGCCGATAACTTCACAATCGTTCTATCGAGAGCCACAAATTTACAAGCGCTCAAAGTAAATAAGAACCAGTTGACTAAAGTGCCGGACATGTATTTCGTTGAGAACGTTACCCATCTCGCGCT AGCCCATAATACGATTAGCGAGATAAATGGCAGCGCGTTGCTTACCTTGGGGCGACTCGAAAATTTGGATCTTGGCGGAAATAAAATAACCGTCATTCGAAACGGATCGTTTCTTGCCCCCAACTGCCTTACACACTT AAATTTAAACGCCAATCAAATAAGGATAATCGAGAATGGGAGTTTGGATAATCTGACTTTGTTGGAGGAATTGCGTTTAAACAAGAATCATTTGACCCAGTTGAAAGATTTGTTTACGAATCTGAAAAAATTACGTATACT AGAAATAAATAGGAACGAGTTACAAACGATCCAAGGATTAAGCCTGAGGGGTTTGAAGAATTTGAAAGAGTTACGTTTGAAGAGAAACAAGATCGAAACGTTGGACGACGGGGCGTTCTGGCCACTCGAAAATTTAACGATACTGCAACTTGATTTTAACTTGTTAACCGTAGTGAGGAAAGGTGGCCTATTCGGACTGGAACACTTGCAAAAATTAACATTGTCGCACAATCGAATAAGCACGATTGAAATACAAGCATGGGATAGGTGTAAAGAAATCGTAGAACT GGATCTATCCCATAACGAATTATCGAGCATCGGTCGGGATACTTTTGAATTTTTAGAAAAGTTGGAGAGGCTAAAGTTGGACCACAATCAAATCACCTATATTTCGGACGGTGCATTCAGTTCAACTCCTAGTTTACAGATATT GGAGCttaatttcaataaaatttcgTACATGGTCGAGGACACGAACGGTGCCTTTGATCAACTGGGCCAATTGTGGAAACTAGGATTGGCCCATAACAGAATAACTTCGGTAAACAAAAATGCGTTTACCGGATTGAGTAGCGTAACCGAACTCGATTTAACCGATAACGATGTAACGAGCATACAGGAAAATGCGTTCGTTTCGATGACTAGTCTAACGAAATTGAGGATGAATTCGA GAGCATTAGTTTGCGACTGCGGGTTGCAGTGGTTAAGCATGTGGTTGCGGGAACATAGATACAGCGAGGCGGAAGTATATTGCGGATATCCACATTGGTTGCAGGGCATGTCGTTGACGCAACTTCATCATAAAAATTTTACATGCG ATGAATACCCAAAGCCACGGATCATCGAAGAACCTAAAAGTCAAATGGGTATTAAAGGAGACAATGTGACGTTGGTGTGTCGTGCGACGAGCACGGCGAACGCGCCGCTTAGGTTTATCTGGAAGCACGACAACGTTGAACTGGAGGATACTCATTTACAAATGAACACCGATTCAACGGAGAATGGCGTGACGGAAGCATCGTCGACGTTGCATCTTACTAACGTCACTCACGCGAACGCCGGAAAGTATCAGTGTATGGTGACCAATACTTATGGGACGACCTACTCCATGAAAGCAAAGATAAGCATTTTAA TTTATCCGTCCTTCTCAAAAATCCCGCACGACATACGCGTGATCGCTGGGAGCACTGCTCGGCTGGAGTGCTCGGCCGAAGGACAACCGTCGCCGCAGATAGCGTGGCAAAAGGACGGTGGAAACGATTTCCCGGCGGCAAGAGAGAGAAGAATGCACATGATGCCAACGGACGACGTACTGTTCATCGTTGACGTGAAAACTGCCGACAGTGGGGTTTACTCGTGTACCGCGCAAAATCTAGCCGGTCTTATCGTCGCAAACGCCACTCTCACCATACTAG AAACACCTTCGTTCGTGAAACCGATGGAAAACAAAGAAGTGACGGTCGGTAGCTCGATCGTATTGGAGTGTATGGCCAGCGGCACGCCCAGGCCGAAACTATCGTGGCGCAAAAATGGGGATCCTTTGCAGGAAACCGAGCGGCACTTTTTCACCGCCGAAGACCAACTGTTGATAATCGTCGACACTAAAATTAGCGACGCCGGCAGTTACCAATGCGAAATGAGTAATTCGTTGGGCAGCGTTGTCGGCGCATCTCATCTTACCGTAAAGCCGG CACCGACTTCAACCCCGAGCCCTGTCCTGGTGAACGAGGATGACATACTCGGTTTGATAATAATTACCGTTGTCTGTTGCGCCGTTGGTACGTCCATAGTATGGGTGGTTATAATCTATCAAACCAGACGCCGGTTGAACGCTGTCGCGCAAGGTAGGAACCCGCAATCGTCAACGACGATCGCAGCGACTGGAGCGGATACGCAAACGCATTTATATTTGGAAACGAGTTCGCAACACAGTAAGGACAGCGGCACAGGGGACAGTACCAATCCCAGCAGCGATCAGTTGCAATTGTGTCTACCCG AAATCGTCACGTGTGCTGTAATGAATAACGAGGAAGAAACGAATACGGTGGTGAACGTTGGGGCTCCGTTGTTACGGTACACGAACCACGAACGACACATTACCGAAAACGAGAAGTGTGCCGTTTAG
- the LOC143429239 gene encoding leucine-rich repeats and immunoglobulin-like domains protein 3 isoform X1, whose protein sequence is MSSEQVFRVGRVVWKSKWTTVILSVLCVIRSNGEKLEGMSYDGTKDSQCPVECACLGNVVDCSSLQLIGAPSGLPAWTEILELKENNIVSLEPDALLHLTKLKELDLSANKFADNFTIVLSRATNLQALKVNKNQLTKVPDMYFVENVTHLALAHNTISEINGSALLTLGRLENLDLGGNKITVIRNGSFLAPNCLTHLNLNANQIRIIENGSLDNLTLLEELRLNKNHLTQLKDLFTNLKKLRILEINRNELQTIQGLSLRGLKNLKELRLKRNKIETLDDGAFWPLENLTILQLDFNLLTVVRKGGLFGLEHLQKLTLSHNRISTIEIQAWDRCKEIVELDLSHNELSSIGRDTFEFLEKLERLKLDHNQITYISDGAFSSTPSLQILELNFNKISYMVEDTNGAFDQLGQLWKLGLAHNRITSVNKNAFTGLSSVTELDLTDNDVTSIQENAFVSMTSLTKLRMNSRALVCDCGLQWLSMWLREHRYSEAEVYCGYPHWLQGMSLTQLHHKNFTCDEYPKPRIIEEPKSQMGIKGDNVTLVCRATSTANAPLRFIWKHDNVELEDTHLQMNTDSTENGVTEASSTLHLTNVTHANAGKYQCMVTNTYGTTYSMKAKISILIYPSFSKIPHDIRVIAGSTARLECSAEGQPSPQIAWQKDGGNDFPAARERRMHMMPTDDVLFIVDVKTADSGVYSCTAQNLAGLIVANATLTILETPSFVKPMENKEVTVGSSIVLECMASGTPRPKLSWRKNGDPLQETERHFFTAEDQLLIIVDTKISDAGSYQCEMSNSLGSVVGASHLTVKPAPTSTPSPVLVNEDDILGLIIITVVCCAVGTSIVWVVIIYQTRRRLNAVAQGRNPQSSTTIAATGADTQTHLYLETSSQHSKDSGTGDSTNPSSDQLQLCLPEEIVTCAVMNNEEETNTVVNVGAPLLRYTNHERHITENEKCAV, encoded by the exons ATGAGTTCGGAACAGGTATTTCGCGTTGGTCGAGTTGTGTGGAAATCGAAATGGACGACCGTGATATTGTCGGTGTTGTGCGTTATTCGATCGAACGGTGAAAAACTCGAGGGGATGTCGTACGATGGTACGAAGGATAGTCAATGTCCCGTCGAGTGTGCGTGCCTTGGTAACGTGGTCGACTGCAGTAGCTTGCAATTGATCGGTGCACCCAGCGGGCTACCAGCATGGACAGAGATATT AGAGTTGAAGGAGAACAATATAGTCAGCCTGGAGCCAGACGCGTTACTGCATTTAACCAAACTGAAAGAACT GGATCTTAGCGCCAATAAGTTTGCCGATAACTTCACAATCGTTCTATCGAGAGCCACAAATTTACAAGCGCTCAAAGTAAATAAGAACCAGTTGACTAAAGTGCCGGACATGTATTTCGTTGAGAACGTTACCCATCTCGCGCT AGCCCATAATACGATTAGCGAGATAAATGGCAGCGCGTTGCTTACCTTGGGGCGACTCGAAAATTTGGATCTTGGCGGAAATAAAATAACCGTCATTCGAAACGGATCGTTTCTTGCCCCCAACTGCCTTACACACTT AAATTTAAACGCCAATCAAATAAGGATAATCGAGAATGGGAGTTTGGATAATCTGACTTTGTTGGAGGAATTGCGTTTAAACAAGAATCATTTGACCCAGTTGAAAGATTTGTTTACGAATCTGAAAAAATTACGTATACT AGAAATAAATAGGAACGAGTTACAAACGATCCAAGGATTAAGCCTGAGGGGTTTGAAGAATTTGAAAGAGTTACGTTTGAAGAGAAACAAGATCGAAACGTTGGACGACGGGGCGTTCTGGCCACTCGAAAATTTAACGATACTGCAACTTGATTTTAACTTGTTAACCGTAGTGAGGAAAGGTGGCCTATTCGGACTGGAACACTTGCAAAAATTAACATTGTCGCACAATCGAATAAGCACGATTGAAATACAAGCATGGGATAGGTGTAAAGAAATCGTAGAACT GGATCTATCCCATAACGAATTATCGAGCATCGGTCGGGATACTTTTGAATTTTTAGAAAAGTTGGAGAGGCTAAAGTTGGACCACAATCAAATCACCTATATTTCGGACGGTGCATTCAGTTCAACTCCTAGTTTACAGATATT GGAGCttaatttcaataaaatttcgTACATGGTCGAGGACACGAACGGTGCCTTTGATCAACTGGGCCAATTGTGGAAACTAGGATTGGCCCATAACAGAATAACTTCGGTAAACAAAAATGCGTTTACCGGATTGAGTAGCGTAACCGAACTCGATTTAACCGATAACGATGTAACGAGCATACAGGAAAATGCGTTCGTTTCGATGACTAGTCTAACGAAATTGAGGATGAATTCGA GAGCATTAGTTTGCGACTGCGGGTTGCAGTGGTTAAGCATGTGGTTGCGGGAACATAGATACAGCGAGGCGGAAGTATATTGCGGATATCCACATTGGTTGCAGGGCATGTCGTTGACGCAACTTCATCATAAAAATTTTACATGCG ATGAATACCCAAAGCCACGGATCATCGAAGAACCTAAAAGTCAAATGGGTATTAAAGGAGACAATGTGACGTTGGTGTGTCGTGCGACGAGCACGGCGAACGCGCCGCTTAGGTTTATCTGGAAGCACGACAACGTTGAACTGGAGGATACTCATTTACAAATGAACACCGATTCAACGGAGAATGGCGTGACGGAAGCATCGTCGACGTTGCATCTTACTAACGTCACTCACGCGAACGCCGGAAAGTATCAGTGTATGGTGACCAATACTTATGGGACGACCTACTCCATGAAAGCAAAGATAAGCATTTTAA TTTATCCGTCCTTCTCAAAAATCCCGCACGACATACGCGTGATCGCTGGGAGCACTGCTCGGCTGGAGTGCTCGGCCGAAGGACAACCGTCGCCGCAGATAGCGTGGCAAAAGGACGGTGGAAACGATTTCCCGGCGGCAAGAGAGAGAAGAATGCACATGATGCCAACGGACGACGTACTGTTCATCGTTGACGTGAAAACTGCCGACAGTGGGGTTTACTCGTGTACCGCGCAAAATCTAGCCGGTCTTATCGTCGCAAACGCCACTCTCACCATACTAG AAACACCTTCGTTCGTGAAACCGATGGAAAACAAAGAAGTGACGGTCGGTAGCTCGATCGTATTGGAGTGTATGGCCAGCGGCACGCCCAGGCCGAAACTATCGTGGCGCAAAAATGGGGATCCTTTGCAGGAAACCGAGCGGCACTTTTTCACCGCCGAAGACCAACTGTTGATAATCGTCGACACTAAAATTAGCGACGCCGGCAGTTACCAATGCGAAATGAGTAATTCGTTGGGCAGCGTTGTCGGCGCATCTCATCTTACCGTAAAGCCGG CACCGACTTCAACCCCGAGCCCTGTCCTGGTGAACGAGGATGACATACTCGGTTTGATAATAATTACCGTTGTCTGTTGCGCCGTTGGTACGTCCATAGTATGGGTGGTTATAATCTATCAAACCAGACGCCGGTTGAACGCTGTCGCGCAAGGTAGGAACCCGCAATCGTCAACGACGATCGCAGCGACTGGAGCGGATACGCAAACGCATTTATATTTGGAAACGAGTTCGCAACACAGTAAGGACAGCGGCACAGGGGACAGTACCAATCCCAGCAGCGATCAGTTGCAATTGTGTCTACCCG aAGAAATCGTCACGTGTGCTGTAATGAATAACGAGGAAGAAACGAATACGGTGGTGAACGTTGGGGCTCCGTTGTTACGGTACACGAACCACGAACGACACATTACCGAAAACGAGAAGTGTGCCGTTTAG
- the Rnf11 gene encoding ring finger protein 11 encodes MGNCLKRAGNNQQDNTTLLSNNPDPPTLTSGSLQEGLGPPIPNNEAVTFSYAPVFAREHHRVQQIGIGVNLGPGCEEEQQVRIAKRIGLIQHLPMREYDGAKKGECVICMMELQVGEEVRYLPCMHTYHAVCIDDWLLRSLTCPSCMEPVDAALISSYHPTT; translated from the exons ATGGGAAATTGCTTGAAACGCGCTGGAAACAATCAACAGGACAATACCACATTGCTAAGTAACAATCCTGATCCCCCTACGTTGACCAGCGGTTCTTTGCAAGAGGGCCTCGGACCTCCGATACCCAACAAT GAAGCAGTTACGTTTTCCTATGCGCCGGTTTTCGCAAGGGAACATCATCGCGTACAACAAATCGGCATCGGCGTCAATCTAGGACCAGGTTGCGAAGAGGAACAACAAGTTAGAATAGCGAAACGTATAGGACTTATTCAACATTTACCAATGAGAGAATACGACGGAGCTAAGAAGGGAGAATGCGTGATATGTATGATGGAGCTTCAAGTGGGAGAGGAAGTGCGTTACTTACCCTGTATGCATACCTATCACGCCGTATGTATCGACGATTGGTTGCTGCGCTCTTTGACTTGTCCGTCGTGCATGGAACCGGTAGACGCCGCGTTGATCAGTTCTTACCACCCGACCACTTAA